From a single Bacteroidales bacterium genomic region:
- a CDS encoding RagB/SusD family nutrient uptake outer membrane protein produces MKKLYIYLLVILTIAAGCDYLDIVPDETPTEEDAFKDKAAAERYLYSCYSYLPNSRLGDKSLDFFTADEVVTAFEHEAFADFPKGNYTANNPIISYWNTLFQGIRQCYLLLNNIDKVPGMSDNDKQQYTAETHFLIAYYHFLLLKCYGPTLLIKELPDLNTPVSNYPERAPYDECVEWIAAKFDEAIAAGLKPEQTGNAYGRATSTAALAIKGRMMLYAASPLFNGAKSSVAETDDLSGTYADFKNEAGQQLISTTFDLTKWERAAQANLAAIQAAETAGYILYPGTPVTTAMPLPDDPIERTLRLTITDKSGMEIIWGDTRKEGTYDLQNKSTPFRSGASWCGIAPTLTMLEFFYTNNGLPIEDDPAFDFAGRYNYSAQSNGNGNTLNLNQNREPRFNAWIAFHNSYYEINRDDVFKELTQFRKDDNCGIKSRTNNYSPTGYLNKKGVPPLYSRNGTSGSIVDYYWPLARLAELYLNYAEALVELDRLDEAKTYIDKIRTRAGLKGVDESWAGTGITLNQDKMRQIVRQERTIELYLENHRFWDVRRWLLGRKYFNVQAKGMNINGTDDASFFNVTEVNFARIFYSPTHYLLPIPSGETDKSAKLKQNPGY; encoded by the coding sequence ATGAAAAAATTATATATATACTTACTGGTAATATTGACCATAGCCGCCGGATGCGACTATCTGGATATTGTGCCGGATGAAACGCCGACTGAAGAAGACGCATTTAAAGATAAGGCAGCCGCCGAGCGGTATCTCTATTCGTGTTATAGTTATTTGCCGAATTCGCGTCTTGGTGATAAATCCCTGGATTTTTTCACTGCCGACGAAGTGGTAACAGCATTTGAACACGAAGCTTTTGCCGATTTTCCGAAAGGTAATTATACGGCAAACAATCCTATCATTTCTTATTGGAACACCTTGTTTCAGGGAATCAGGCAATGTTATCTACTATTGAATAATATTGACAAAGTACCGGGAATGTCGGATAATGATAAACAGCAATACACAGCAGAAACCCATTTTCTGATTGCTTACTATCATTTCCTGCTGTTGAAATGTTACGGGCCTACGCTTTTGATCAAAGAACTTCCCGATTTGAATACTCCTGTAAGTAACTATCCCGAACGGGCGCCTTATGATGAGTGTGTGGAATGGATTGCCGCCAAGTTCGACGAAGCAATTGCAGCCGGATTAAAACCGGAACAAACAGGAAATGCTTATGGAAGAGCCACAAGCACGGCAGCTTTGGCTATTAAAGGGCGTATGATGTTGTATGCCGCTTCGCCGTTGTTCAATGGTGCAAAATCGTCGGTAGCTGAAACCGATGATCTGAGCGGAACGTATGCCGACTTCAAAAATGAAGCCGGACAACAGCTGATCAGCACAACCTTTGACCTTACAAAATGGGAACGGGCAGCCCAGGCCAATTTAGCAGCGATACAAGCCGCCGAAACGGCAGGGTACATATTATATCCCGGCACTCCGGTAACTACGGCTATGCCTTTGCCGGACGATCCCATTGAACGGACATTGCGCCTTACAATTACTGATAAATCCGGTATGGAAATTATCTGGGGCGATACCCGTAAGGAAGGAACCTACGATTTACAGAACAAATCAACCCCGTTCCGTTCGGGAGCTTCCTGGTGCGGGATAGCACCTACATTAACCATGCTGGAATTCTTTTATACCAATAACGGGTTGCCTATCGAAGACGACCCTGCATTTGACTTTGCAGGACGGTACAATTACAGTGCCCAGTCTAACGGAAACGGCAACACGCTGAATTTGAACCAAAACAGGGAACCTCGGTTCAATGCATGGATAGCCTTCCACAATAGTTATTACGAAATTAACAGGGATGATGTTTTTAAAGAACTGACCCAATTCCGGAAAGACGATAATTGTGGAATCAAAAGCCGTACCAATAACTATTCCCCGACAGGATACCTCAACAAAAAAGGAGTGCCTCCTCTGTATTCGCGTAATGGCACATCGGGTTCCATTGTCGATTATTATTGGCCGCTGGCACGTCTGGCGGAACTTTATCTTAATTATGCTGAAGCTTTGGTAGAACTTGACAGGTTGGACGAGGCAAAAACGTACATCGACAAAATCCGTACCCGTGCGGGATTGAAAGGCGTAGACGAATCATGGGCAGGTACTGGCATTACCCTTAATCAGGATAAAATGCGGCAGATTGTCCGTCAGGAACGAACCATTGAACTTTATCTGGAAAATCACCGGTTCTGGGATGTACGGCGGTGGTTGTTAGGGCGCAAATACTTTAATGTCCAGGCAAAAGGCATGAATATTAACGGTACTGATGATGCCAGTTTCTTCAACGTTACCGAAGTCAACTTTGCCAGAATATTCTATTCTCCCACGCATTATCTGTTACCTATCCCCAGCGGGGAAACGGACAAAAGTGCCAAGTTGAAACAAAATCCCGGGTATTAA
- a CDS encoding TonB-dependent receptor: MNYFLDTIPKYGEVYKLLLIMRFTIVLMIFSTGMLWASSTYSQDTKLSLKMENVTIRQVFDEIERNSEFIFIFRDDAVDVSTKVNLDTTAKSIDEVLQEVFRATNNQYRIVDRQVIVWKNKETDNLSTSAMQTQVVTGIVIDASGEPIPGASVVIKGSTKGVATNFNGRFDITVPHDEDVVLVFSFIGFLAQEVPVKGQNHIEITLLEDSQQIEEVVVVGYGTQKKASVVGSVQSVRPSDLKVPASQLSTAFAGRLSGVVAVQRSGQPGADGASFWIRGISTISDLTSPLIIIDGVQVGTNALNALDPEVIESFSVLKDATATALYGTRGANGVMLVTTKSGANLAKPIINVRFETAMTSPTRTPEIADGVTYMKMYNEAVTSRPSSGIPYSDAKIAGTQAGIDPILYPNVNWYDELFKSSAWNQNLNFNIRGGGAKMDYFLSASVNHETGMLKDRGKNFFSYDNNINMWRYAFQNNLNVHASKTTRVGLRLNAQMRSYHSPATSITDIFANVMKNNAVDCPVLFPNDPRENVLVERDHVAWGGMSSAGMASENPVGNMTKGYADDFQSTVIANLDFEQKLDFVTEGLSFKALASFTNYTRSTVTRNGGYNRYYIDTYDVDNQGIMTGYTLASTSSPSAIVLSTSGSNSGDRRIYIQAMFEYDRTFAGKHNVSGMVLYNQDQTDINNPSNLMNSLPKRKQGIAGRATYSYKYRYLIEANFGYNGSENFAKGHRYGFFPSIAAGYIISEEPFWESLKNTVSNFKIRGSWGKVGNEAVRRQNSSGEWEDVRFAYMSEVSLQSSASYTTGVDQNYSLSGPTYNRFLNEAVTWEVGNKLNLGVDIQLFRSLNITLDAFREIRDGIFMARRTIPNFMGTSGTEIYGNLGKVKNRGFDFSVDYGKNFSKDLYLSAMGTFTYAKNKIMEYDEPDFVQYPGKSRVGHSTNQSLVYIAERLFIDQEEIDNTPTQLLGGNVMAGDIKYRDMPDKEGNSDGRIESNDQIYSGHPTVPQIVYGFGISGKYKNFDASVFFQGVAQTTLMMSDFHPFGTSTTNNVLQFIVDDYWSLDNQNPYAAYPRISKEDIANNSVASTYWQRDASFLKLKNAEIGYTYKFFRVYLSGSNLLTFSKFKLWDPEQGGGAGFKYPTQRVINVGVQVTL, translated from the coding sequence ATGAATTATTTTTTAGATACTATTCCTAAATACGGAGAAGTTTATAAATTATTGCTGATAATGAGGTTTACAATAGTGTTGATGATTTTTTCTACAGGCATGCTTTGGGCAAGCAGTACATATTCGCAAGATACTAAGTTATCTCTGAAAATGGAAAATGTTACTATTCGGCAAGTATTCGATGAAATTGAACGCAACAGCGAATTCATTTTTATTTTTCGGGATGACGCTGTGGATGTTAGTACTAAGGTAAATCTAGATACAACGGCTAAGTCTATCGATGAGGTGTTACAAGAAGTATTCAGAGCGACCAATAACCAATATAGGATCGTAGACCGGCAAGTTATAGTGTGGAAAAACAAAGAAACCGACAACTTATCAACTTCAGCTATGCAAACACAGGTAGTTACCGGCATTGTTATCGATGCATCCGGAGAGCCTATCCCCGGAGCAAGCGTGGTAATTAAAGGTTCAACCAAAGGTGTAGCTACCAATTTTAACGGACGTTTTGATATAACAGTGCCGCACGATGAAGATGTTGTTCTGGTATTTTCTTTCATCGGATTCCTTGCTCAGGAGGTGCCGGTAAAGGGACAAAATCATATTGAAATAACATTACTGGAAGACTCTCAGCAAATAGAGGAAGTTGTAGTTGTAGGTTATGGGACACAAAAGAAGGCTTCTGTGGTTGGATCTGTGCAAAGTGTTCGTCCGTCGGATCTCAAAGTGCCAGCTTCACAGCTATCTACGGCTTTTGCCGGACGTTTGTCCGGTGTAGTTGCCGTACAACGTAGCGGACAGCCCGGAGCTGATGGTGCCAGTTTTTGGATCAGGGGAATATCTACGATCAGTGACCTTACTTCGCCGTTAATCATTATTGATGGAGTACAAGTAGGTACTAATGCTCTGAATGCTCTTGATCCAGAAGTTATTGAAAGTTTCTCTGTTCTTAAAGACGCCACAGCTACGGCGCTATATGGTACCCGGGGAGCGAACGGGGTAATGCTTGTGACTACCAAATCGGGTGCGAACTTGGCAAAACCGATCATCAATGTCCGGTTTGAAACTGCGATGACATCTCCTACCCGAACACCAGAAATTGCAGACGGTGTAACCTATATGAAAATGTACAACGAAGCGGTAACAAGCCGTCCTTCAAGCGGGATTCCATATTCCGATGCTAAGATAGCGGGCACGCAGGCCGGGATAGATCCTATTTTATATCCGAATGTTAACTGGTACGATGAGTTGTTCAAAAGCTCTGCTTGGAATCAGAACCTCAACTTCAACATACGTGGCGGAGGTGCAAAAATGGATTACTTCCTGAGTGCATCTGTCAATCATGAAACGGGAATGCTAAAAGATCGAGGTAAAAATTTCTTTTCTTACGACAACAATATCAATATGTGGCGGTATGCATTCCAGAACAACCTGAATGTACATGCTTCAAAAACTACTCGTGTCGGTCTCAGGCTGAATGCTCAAATGAGGTCATATCACAGTCCGGCAACATCTATCACAGATATCTTTGCAAATGTAATGAAAAACAATGCTGTGGATTGTCCTGTTCTGTTTCCCAACGATCCCCGCGAAAATGTATTGGTTGAGCGTGACCATGTGGCATGGGGTGGAATGAGCAGCGCCGGTATGGCTTCTGAAAATCCTGTCGGAAACATGACTAAGGGTTACGCTGACGATTTTCAAAGTACGGTGATTGCCAATCTGGATTTTGAACAAAAGCTGGATTTCGTCACCGAAGGCCTTTCATTTAAAGCATTGGCTTCGTTCACAAACTACACCCGATCTACAGTAACCCGTAACGGTGGTTATAATCGTTATTATATTGATACGTACGATGTCGATAATCAGGGAATTATGACCGGCTATACATTGGCTTCAACCAGTAGCCCGTCGGCAATAGTCCTTTCCACTTCAGGAAGTAATTCCGGGGACCGCAGGATATATATTCAGGCAATGTTCGAGTATGACCGTACTTTTGCCGGAAAGCATAATGTGTCGGGAATGGTGTTGTATAATCAGGATCAAACCGACATTAACAATCCCTCAAATTTGATGAACTCATTGCCAAAACGGAAGCAGGGGATTGCGGGACGTGCCACATATTCGTATAAATACAGGTATCTGATTGAAGCTAACTTCGGGTACAACGGTAGTGAGAATTTCGCAAAGGGACATCGTTACGGTTTCTTCCCTTCAATAGCTGCAGGTTATATTATCAGTGAAGAACCGTTTTGGGAATCTCTGAAAAACACAGTCAGTAATTTCAAAATCCGCGGCTCGTGGGGTAAAGTTGGTAATGAAGCAGTTCGTAGGCAGAATTCTTCAGGGGAATGGGAAGATGTACGTTTTGCATACATGTCGGAAGTTTCTTTGCAAAGCAGTGCATCATATACCACCGGTGTTGACCAGAATTATTCCCTGAGCGGACCTACCTACAACCGGTTTTTAAATGAAGCCGTTACATGGGAAGTCGGAAATAAACTCAACCTTGGGGTCGATATCCAGTTATTCCGTTCGCTTAATATTACACTGGATGCTTTCCGGGAAATCCGTGACGGTATATTTATGGCACGCAGAACCATTCCGAATTTCATGGGAACATCCGGTACGGAAATCTATGGAAATCTTGGAAAAGTGAAGAATAGAGGGTTTGACTTTTCGGTTGACTATGGCAAAAACTTCTCTAAAGACCTCTATCTTTCAGCTATGGGAACCTTTACTTATGCAAAGAATAAGATAATGGAATATGATGAACCTGACTTTGTACAGTATCCCGGAAAATCGAGAGTGGGACATTCCACCAACCAGTCCTTGGTATATATTGCCGAACGTTTGTTTATCGACCAGGAAGAGATAGACAATACTCCTACCCAGTTATTGGGAGGAAATGTAATGGCCGGGGATATCAAATACAGGGATATGCCTGATAAAGAAGGAAACAGCGATGGACGTATCGAATCTAATGACCAGATATATTCAGGACATCCCACAGTTCCTCAGATTGTTTACGGATTTGGTATTTCTGGGAAATATAAGAATTTTGACGCTTCCGTATTTTTTCAGGGAGTAGCTCAGACCACACTGATGATGTCGGATTTTCATCCGTTTGGCACCAGCACTACCAATAATGTACTGCAGTTTATTGTAGATGATTACTGGAGTCTCGACAATCAGAATCCCTATGCAGCGTATCCGCGCATCAGCAAGGAAGATATCGCCAATAACTCGGTAGCTTCTACTTACTGGCAGCGTGATGCTTCTTTTCTGAAATTGAAAAATGCCGAAATAGGCTATACCTACAAGTTTTTCCGGGTATATCTGAGCGGATCTAATTTATTGACTTTCTCAAAGTTTAAATTATGGGATCCCGAACAGGGTGGAGGCGCCGGATTCAAATATCCGACACAGCGTGTGATTAACGTCGGTGTACAGGTAACTTTATAA
- a CDS encoding discoidin domain-containing protein has product MENKNKIYHMICGICMIILMLFIINSCKDDNDDPSLSISATELSFDNAGGSKSLTLTSNVIWKATVNEEATWCTITPSGGNKNSDGNLAVSVTPYTDAGAARTAIITFTTTDLVPQVVTVTQTSPDPTFEITPTSLDFEGDGGDKTFSITSNMSWTVEVEAGKTWCNVNSGAGSGSATVTVTADFASVGEDRSATITVKPGVEGIANKTVTVSQTANRAVLTLSTNALNFAGEGEVLPLAITSNVPWTATVNETDQSWCTINPVSAESSVNATVTVGATGINQPRSTTITFTAEGIDPVILVVEQAALTPKFEISASSLGFMTSGGTGTLTITSNVPWTAAVEVGKGWCTLSENSGDGSTEITVTVTSMNDMDKAVITFTPEASLPTSNVTVSVGKLITLAAANVTSNNQPSAGYSALFDGGGGVGGHYQSQWRDPANINGVDYPLPPMPHWLVFDLGNNISAFRFQYWTSASQANSKPAEFEVFISADNTNWTLLKTYISKELPVTGLGEQFDSDVFSSAALFRYVKLSFSKTIVNNAVSESGPVCIGEMKFYEMPQ; this is encoded by the coding sequence ATGGAAAATAAGAATAAAATATATCATATGATATGCGGCATTTGCATGATCATTCTCATGCTTTTTATTATCAACTCATGTAAGGATGACAACGACGATCCGTCATTATCAATTTCAGCCACAGAACTTAGTTTTGATAACGCGGGAGGTTCCAAATCCCTCACTCTGACTTCTAATGTGATCTGGAAGGCTACAGTAAATGAAGAGGCCACATGGTGTACTATAACGCCATCGGGGGGAAACAAAAACAGTGACGGCAACTTGGCGGTATCGGTAACACCTTATACCGACGCCGGTGCGGCCCGTACGGCAATCATCACATTTACTACTACAGATCTGGTGCCTCAGGTGGTTACAGTAACACAAACTTCTCCTGATCCGACTTTCGAAATAACTCCAACATCTCTTGATTTTGAAGGTGATGGTGGCGATAAAACATTTTCCATTACCAGCAACATGTCCTGGACAGTCGAAGTTGAAGCCGGAAAAACGTGGTGCAACGTGAATTCCGGAGCCGGAAGCGGATCGGCAACTGTTACGGTAACAGCCGATTTCGCATCTGTAGGAGAGGATCGTTCGGCCACCATTACGGTGAAACCCGGAGTAGAAGGTATTGCCAACAAAACCGTAACTGTCAGTCAGACTGCAAACAGAGCGGTATTGACTCTTTCTACGAATGCACTCAATTTCGCAGGTGAAGGTGAAGTGCTTCCACTTGCCATCACCAGCAATGTTCCGTGGACAGCTACAGTTAATGAAACAGACCAGTCATGGTGTACCATCAATCCGGTTAGCGCCGAAAGTTCTGTAAATGCTACCGTAACTGTAGGTGCAACAGGGATCAACCAGCCGCGCAGCACTACCATAACCTTTACGGCAGAAGGTATTGATCCGGTAATACTTGTTGTAGAACAGGCTGCCCTTACCCCAAAATTCGAAATTTCAGCTTCGTCGCTTGGCTTTATGACTTCAGGTGGCACAGGTACGCTGACCATTACTAGCAATGTGCCGTGGACAGCTGCAGTTGAAGTCGGGAAAGGATGGTGCACGCTTTCGGAAAACAGCGGCGACGGATCGACAGAAATAACCGTTACAGTAACTTCGATGAATGACATGGATAAGGCGGTAATTACATTTACTCCGGAGGCATCATTGCCAACCAGCAATGTAACCGTAAGTGTTGGTAAGCTGATAACACTTGCAGCCGCAAATGTTACCTCCAATAATCAGCCTTCAGCAGGATATAGCGCATTGTTTGATGGTGGCGGTGGCGTCGGAGGCCATTATCAGTCGCAATGGCGTGATCCGGCAAACATCAATGGAGTTGACTATCCATTGCCGCCTATGCCTCATTGGTTGGTGTTCGATCTGGGTAATAATATTTCCGCATTCCGTTTCCAGTACTGGACCAGTGCATCACAGGCGAATTCCAAACCGGCCGAATTTGAAGTGTTCATCAGTGCCGATAATACAAACTGGACTCTCCTGAAAACGTATATCAGCAAAGAATTGCCTGTTACAGGTTTGGGAGAACAATTCGATTCGGATGTATTTTCTTCAGCAGCACTATTCAGATATGTGAAATTAAGCTTTTCAAAAACAATAGTGAATAATGCTGTGTCAGAAAGTGGCCCTGTTTGTATCGGAGAAATGAAATTCTACGAAATGCCGCAATAG
- a CDS encoding DUF4959 domain-containing protein: protein MKILLNILFPVVLLSLLITGCDDDSDKITPSDISAITSYPLPGKVVLKWQVPADSALDHVRISYHDPIKQGTIHKTVSRYNDTITIDGLLQKHGPVTFSLQSISETGTGGTSHTVSQEPQRATITYYVEDEEPINLTIGQIFTNNTPSGHGVAGMLDGDLSTIYQSQWNPAVDLPHVLDIFLDEEVQTIKFKYTNRNDNTNGKPEIIDVMTSSDGLEWTFFETIGSGLPSAVGASYESKFFMIINPTRYIRLSISKCYNNDQFFSMAEFGLIKGDLGVVDPEK from the coding sequence ATGAAAATATTATTGAATATTCTATTTCCTGTTGTTTTATTATCATTGTTGATAACAGGATGTGATGATGATTCGGATAAAATAACTCCCTCCGATATTTCTGCAATAACGTCATACCCGCTTCCAGGAAAAGTAGTGCTCAAATGGCAGGTTCCTGCCGATTCGGCATTGGATCATGTGCGGATAAGTTACCACGACCCGATAAAACAGGGAACCATACATAAAACAGTCAGCAGATATAATGATACCATTACCATAGATGGCCTTTTGCAGAAGCATGGGCCGGTAACTTTCAGTTTGCAGTCTATAAGCGAGACCGGTACCGGCGGAACAAGTCACACGGTATCGCAGGAGCCGCAACGAGCAACCATAACGTATTATGTGGAAGATGAAGAACCCATCAACCTGACAATAGGCCAGATTTTTACCAATAATACACCTTCAGGCCATGGTGTGGCAGGCATGTTGGATGGCGATCTATCCACCATTTACCAGTCGCAATGGAATCCGGCAGTCGATCTTCCCCATGTACTGGATATTTTTCTAGATGAAGAAGTACAGACGATCAAATTTAAATATACTAACCGGAACGATAATACCAACGGAAAACCGGAAATTATTGATGTAATGACCAGTTCCGACGGACTTGAATGGACATTTTTTGAAACTATTGGATCAGGGTTACCCAGTGCTGTAGGGGCTTCTTATGAGTCCAAATTTTTTATGATTATTAACCCAACCCGGTATATCCGGTTAAGTATTTCGAAATGCTACAATAATGACCAGTTTTTCAGCATGGCTGAATTCGGTTTAATCAAAGGTGATTTGGGTGTAGTAGATCCTGAAAAATAA